The stretch of DNA GGATTGATATCTTAACAAAGACAACATCTCACCATCCAAAAACTGATGACAATTGAATACTAAAATATGATATAATGACAATGCCAAACAATATTAAAAAAGGAACTATAAAAGCGAGTATTTTATCCTTGAATTGTTTGGCGACGTTCCTGGGGATAAAGTACTCGCTTTTGTAGTCTAGGAACGTTCTATGTCAAATTTAACTTATTGCCCAACCTGTGGGCATCCATCCATCAAACATGGGAGAACTAAAACAGGTGTTCAGAGGTATTTTTGTC from Paracholeplasma morum encodes:
- a CDS encoding IS1/IS1595 family N-terminal zinc-binding domain-containing protein; this encodes MSNLTYCPTCGHPSIKHGRTKTGVQRYFC